A single genomic interval of Carassius auratus strain Wakin chromosome 30, ASM336829v1, whole genome shotgun sequence harbors:
- the h2ax gene encoding histone H2AX: MSGRGKTGGKARAKAKTRSSRAGLQFPVGRVHRLLRKGNYAERVGAGAPVYLAAVLEYLTAEILELAGNAARDNKKTRIIPRHLQLAVRNDEELNKLLGGVTIAQGGVLPNIQAVLLPKKTGQAVQSTGKSGKKGSSQSQEY, encoded by the coding sequence ATGTCTGGAAGAGGCAAAACCGGAGGAAAAGCCCGCGCCAAGGCTAAGACTCGCAGCTCCCGTGCTGGTCTGCAGTTCCCCGTCGGCCGTGTGCATCGTCTCCTGCGTAAAGGCAACTACGCTGAACGAGTTGGTGCTGGTGCTCCCGTCTATCTAGCTGCCGTTTTAGAGTACCTCACAGCTGAGATCCTCGAGTTGGCGGGAAACGCTGCAAGAGACAACAAGAAGACCCGTATCATTCCTCGCCATCTTCAGTTGGCCGTCCGTAACGATGAGGAGCTGAACAAACTGCTCGGGGGAGTGACCATCGCCCAGGGAGGTGTTCTCCCCAACATCCAGGCCGTGTTGCTGCCTAAGAAGACTGGCCAGGCTGTCCAAAGCACCGGCAAATCGGGAAAGAAGGGTTCTTCCCAGTCACAGGAGTATTAA
- the hmbsa gene encoding hydroxymethylbilane synthase a isoform X1, translating into MSGNGSISQEGNGKVSRVIRMGTRKSQLARIQTDSVAGRLKELYPDIHLEIVAMSTIGDKILDTALSKIGEKSLFTKELENALERNEVDIVVHSLKDLPTSLPPGFTIGAILQRENPHDAVVLHPKNAGLTLDSLPEKSVIGTSSLRRAAQLKKRFPQLEFENIRGNLNTRLKKLDEKDDYAAIILAAAGLKRMGWDSRISQILGPEDCMYAVGQGALAVEVRAQDKDILEMVSVLCHPDTVLQCISERAFLKQLEGGCSVPVAVHTEVKGSMLYLTGAVYSLDGADCLKDTMQTVVEIDNKVSESAQECVHVGVTANCVSSSALEAAEKLGMDLANALLNKGAKDILTTARKLNDAR; encoded by the exons ATGTCAGGGAACGGTAGTATTTCTCAA GAAGGAAATGGGAAAGTCAGCAGAGTTATTCGCATGGGAACAAGGAAGAGCCAG cTGGCTCGCATTCAAACCGACAGTGTGGCCGGCAGACTGAAAGAGCTTTATCCAGACATTCATCTAGAAATAG TTGCCATGTCTACAATTGGGGACAAAATCCTGGACACTGCATTATCAAAG ATTGGCGAAAAGAGCCTGTTTACCAAAGAGCTGGAGAATGCCCTCGAGAGAAATGA AGTGGATATTGTGGTGCACTCTCTTAAGGATTTACCTACCTCATTGCCCCCTGGATTCACTATTGGAGCCATTCTTCA gaGGGAAAATCCCCATGATGCAGTGGTGCTTCATCCAAAGAATGCTGGACTTACCCTAGACAGCTTGCCAGAGAAGAG cGTGATTGGCACAAGTTCACTTCGCAGAGCAGCTCAGCTGAAGAAACGATTCCCTCAACTGGAGTTTGAAAATATT AGAGGGAACCTAAACACCCGTCTGAAGAAGCTGGATGAAAAGGATGACTATGCTGCCATTATTCTGGCCGCAGCAGGCCTTAAACGTATGGGCTGGGACAGCAGAATCAGTCAG ATTCTGGGCCCTGAAGATTGCATGTATGCTGTTGGCCAG GGAGCACTGGCAGTGGAAGTCAGAGCACAAGATAAAGACATTCTGGAAATGGTGTCTGTCTTGTGTCATCCAGACACAGTGCTGCAGTGCATCTCAGAGAGAGCTTTTCTCAAGCAGCTG GAAGGAGGCTGCAGTGTTCCTGTTGCTGTGCATACAGAAGTGAAAGGGTCCATG CTGTATTTGACTGGAGCAGTTTATAGTTTGGATGGAGCTGATTGCTTGAAAGACACTATGCAGACGgttgtggaaattgacaataaa GTGAGCGAGAGTGCACAGGAGTGTGTACACGTTGGAGTCACTGCCAACTGTGTATCATCATCAGCCCTCGAAGCTGCTGAGAAACTGGGAATGGATCTGGCAAATGCTCTCCTTAATAAGGGAGCCAAAGACATTCTCACAACAGCCAGGAAACTAAATGATGCTCGATAG
- the hmbsa gene encoding hydroxymethylbilane synthase a isoform X2: protein MEGPFKYIKEGNGKVSRVIRMGTRKSQLARIQTDSVAGRLKELYPDIHLEIVAMSTIGDKILDTALSKIGEKSLFTKELENALERNEVDIVVHSLKDLPTSLPPGFTIGAILQRENPHDAVVLHPKNAGLTLDSLPEKSVIGTSSLRRAAQLKKRFPQLEFENIRGNLNTRLKKLDEKDDYAAIILAAAGLKRMGWDSRISQILGPEDCMYAVGQGALAVEVRAQDKDILEMVSVLCHPDTVLQCISERAFLKQLEGGCSVPVAVHTEVKGSMLYLTGAVYSLDGADCLKDTMQTVVEIDNKVSESAQECVHVGVTANCVSSSALEAAEKLGMDLANALLNKGAKDILTTARKLNDAR from the exons ATGGAAGGACCATTCAAGTATATTAAA GAAGGAAATGGGAAAGTCAGCAGAGTTATTCGCATGGGAACAAGGAAGAGCCAG cTGGCTCGCATTCAAACCGACAGTGTGGCCGGCAGACTGAAAGAGCTTTATCCAGACATTCATCTAGAAATAG TTGCCATGTCTACAATTGGGGACAAAATCCTGGACACTGCATTATCAAAG ATTGGCGAAAAGAGCCTGTTTACCAAAGAGCTGGAGAATGCCCTCGAGAGAAATGA AGTGGATATTGTGGTGCACTCTCTTAAGGATTTACCTACCTCATTGCCCCCTGGATTCACTATTGGAGCCATTCTTCA gaGGGAAAATCCCCATGATGCAGTGGTGCTTCATCCAAAGAATGCTGGACTTACCCTAGACAGCTTGCCAGAGAAGAG cGTGATTGGCACAAGTTCACTTCGCAGAGCAGCTCAGCTGAAGAAACGATTCCCTCAACTGGAGTTTGAAAATATT AGAGGGAACCTAAACACCCGTCTGAAGAAGCTGGATGAAAAGGATGACTATGCTGCCATTATTCTGGCCGCAGCAGGCCTTAAACGTATGGGCTGGGACAGCAGAATCAGTCAG ATTCTGGGCCCTGAAGATTGCATGTATGCTGTTGGCCAG GGAGCACTGGCAGTGGAAGTCAGAGCACAAGATAAAGACATTCTGGAAATGGTGTCTGTCTTGTGTCATCCAGACACAGTGCTGCAGTGCATCTCAGAGAGAGCTTTTCTCAAGCAGCTG GAAGGAGGCTGCAGTGTTCCTGTTGCTGTGCATACAGAAGTGAAAGGGTCCATG CTGTATTTGACTGGAGCAGTTTATAGTTTGGATGGAGCTGATTGCTTGAAAGACACTATGCAGACGgttgtggaaattgacaataaa GTGAGCGAGAGTGCACAGGAGTGTGTACACGTTGGAGTCACTGCCAACTGTGTATCATCATCAGCCCTCGAAGCTGCTGAGAAACTGGGAATGGATCTGGCAAATGCTCTCCTTAATAAGGGAGCCAAAGACATTCTCACAACAGCCAGGAAACTAAATGATGCTCGATAG
- the arcn1a gene encoding archain 1a has product MVLLAAAVCTKAGKALVSRQFVEMTRTRVEGLLAAFPKLMNTGKQHTFVETESVRYVYQPLEKLYMVLVTTKNSNILEDLETLRLFSRVIPEYCRVLEESEISEHCFDLIFAFDEIVALGYRENVNLAQIRTFTEMDSHEEKVFRAVRETQEREAKAEMRRKAKELQQIRRDVERGKKGPGFGGFGSSGMSSSNSAIITDTLIEPEKPKPTPVTVRSSGPSKALKLVGKGKEVDDFVDKLKSEGENIILPSTGKRPSEASKSLPPPTHTESVHMRVEEKITLTCGRDGGLQNMEVIGMITLRVSDEKNGRIRLKVNNNDKRGVQLQTHPNVDKKLFTAESVIGLKNPDKSFPLKSDVGVLKWRLQTTDEALIPLTINCWPSESGSGCDVNIEYELQDESLELNDLVISIPVPSGVGAPVIGDLDGEYRHDSRRNVLEWCLPVIDVKNKTGSLEFSIPGQPNDFFPVNVSFVSKGSYCDIQVTKVSQVDGDSPVRFSTETSFVVDKYEIL; this is encoded by the exons ATG GTGCTGTTGGCGGCAGCAGTCTGCACCAAGGCAGGTAAGGCCCTGGTGTCACGGCAGTTTGTGGAGATGACAAGGACGAGAGTAGAAGGTCTGCTGGCTGCTTTCCCCAAACTGATGAACACGGGCAAACAACACACATTTGTGGAGACTGAGAGTGTTCGCTATGTCTACCAGCCTCTGGAGAAGCTCTACATGGTGCTGGTCACCACCAAGAACAGTAACATACTGGAGGACCTGGAGACACTGCGTCTCTTCTCACGTGTG ATTCCTGAATATTGTCGTGTACTGGAGGAGAGTGAGATTTCTGAGCACTGCTTTGACCTCATCTTCGCCTTCGATGAGATTGTTGCCCTCGGTTATAGAGAAAATGTCAACTTGGCCCAGATCCGGACATTTACAGAGATGGACTCTCATGAGGAAAAGGTGTTCCGTGCCGTCAGAGAG ACTCAGGAGCGTGAGGCTAAGGCAGAGATGAGACGGAAGGCTAAAGAGCTGCAGCAGATAAGGCGTGATGTTGAGCGTGGAAAGAAGGGACCAGGCTTTGGTGGTTTTGGCAGCTCGGGCATGAGCAGCAGCAACTCAGCCATCATCACAGACACACTTATCGAGCCTGAGAAACCCAAACCCACCCCTGTAACTGTCAG GTCCAGTGGTCCAAGTAAAGCGCTTAAATTGGTTGGCAAAGGAAAGGAGGTGGATGACTTTGTGGACAAACTAAAGTCAGAGGGAGAGAATATCATCTTGCCCAGCACAGGCAAAAGACCATCAGAGGCATCCAAATCACTGCCGCCTCCAACCCACACAGAGAG TGTGCATATGCGAGTGGAGGAGAAGATCACCCTCACGTGTGGCCGTGATGGTGGCCTTCAAAACATGGAAGTGATTGGTATGATTACTCTCAGAGtttctgatgaaaaaaatggGCGAATTAGGCTGAAAGTCAACAATAATGACAAGAGAGGAGTGCAGTTGCAG ACCCATCCAAATGTGGATAAAAAACTTTTCACAGCAGAGTCCGTGATTGGTCTGAAAAACCCAGACAAATCCTTCCCTCTGAAAAGTGATGTGGGTGTGCTGAAGTGGAGGCTACAGACCACAGATGAAGCTCTTATTCCACTAACAA TAAACTGCTGGCCCTCTGAGAGTGGTAGTGGCTGTGATGTTAATATTGAGTATGAGCTGCAGGATGAATCTCTGGAACTCAATGATTTAGTCATTTCAATCCCTGTACC CTCAGGGGTAGGAGCTCCTGTGATTGGTGATCTAGATGGAGAATATCGCCATGACAGCAGACGGAATGTCCTGGAGTGGTGTCTGCCCGTGATTGATGTGAAGAATAAGACTGGTAGCCTGGAATTCAGCATACCTGGTCAACCCAATGACTTTTTCCCTGTCAATGTCTCCTTTGTCTCTAAGGGCAGCTACTGTGACATTCAG GTCACTAAGGTGTCTCAGGTGGATGGGGACAGCCCGGTTCGGTTCTCCACAGAAACGTCATTTGTGGTCgacaaatatgaaatattgtaa